Within Primulina tabacum isolate GXHZ01 chromosome 5, ASM2559414v2, whole genome shotgun sequence, the genomic segment GACTTTTGTCCATTGGGAAACCTTTTAGTTGCTACCTCGTGTTTATGAATTTGCAGAGAACTGTGGAGAGTTGGCTGAGAAAAGAGAGAGATGATGAGCGGCAGCgaagaaaagagagaaaagCTAATGGTACTCCAGAATGTGATGAAAAAGTCGAAGGCAGTCGTGTAGCTGGTGATCCAGCTCGCATTGCTGTCCGCGTGCTAAATAACGGGTGGGCTGCTGGGAGGCTGAATTCAACTGTAGCCGGTGAAGAAAGCTTCTCCTTCAGCTCTAACAGGGTCCTCAGATAAGAAAACACAAGTTTTCACACCTCTATACCTGGCTGCAAACTATCATCGTCCCACTGTATGGCCGATTTTCCTGGCCTTTTTTTTCATCTTGTCCCAATAAAAATGCTTATAAATTGAATTACTATagtaattccttatgttttaatatttgattttttgtgATCTATATTTCATTTCTTGTCGTCCAGTGGACAACATTATATAATCCATTCCTCATAGATTAGAGTTTGCATTgacataaaataccatatgaTCCTTCTTGCCCGAAGTTCGataattttatgcagtaaaatcATGTTATTCTTGGGTATTCGAAGCCGTTTTCATCCAATGGCTCacattttgaattaaatttctCGTTATTCTTTATTTCGTTGAATTCACTGtgttttattgaatttgaaaagaaaaaatctAAGAACCATTTTGTTTTAGGATATAAATTTACAAAAAGATTTCCTCAATTAATTTGAGAAAATACCGTACATTTTTATCTTTGAATTGTAAGGAATTTTATGTTAGATCGGACAGAAACCACCCAATATACTCAATTTAAAAGGATAAAAATGCAAAGTTAGCCTCGCACATAGATCTTAGAGGAAAAAAGTCTGAAGATTCGTCGAAAACATTTACTTGGAGTGATAGATATAATATGCACAAACCATCTTAAAAATTTTGCCTACTCTCATCTTAAATTGCATTCAGGCCGACCTTTGATCTAAATTTTGATTTCTAATTCAATCAGTTTCTTTGATGACATAGCCTGTGGACTAATCTGACTGATAATGTTTTTGTTcaaatttaaaaacattttgTGCAATCACTAAATACTTCCCGAGGTGACACGGACAGCCTGCACATATCATGCATTAATTTCAATAAccaaatgatatttatatatatgtataattagTTTCTGGAAAATAACTGCATTAAACAACAAAAGTGAAATCTTAACCTACACAACAGACATGCGCATCGGTTCAAAATAAGAAATGATCAAACACGAGAATAATTTCAACAGAAACCAGAGAATACAAAAATATCTTGACGAGTATTAAGATACCAAAGAGCTCGTAATTCATCCAACATCTCTTCTTAAGCCTGTCACAAAAGTACCAATTATGAAAGCACGAGAGAATAATTAGAATCTGCAATTACGACAAGAACAATTAAAACAGTAAAATCAGCTTTAGGGGCAAAATGAAGAATTGTACCTTGCTAGCGATGTTGTTGGAGAGCCAGTCGAGCCCCTCATAAAGGCCCTCGCCAGAGGTGGCACATGTGCTCTGGATATACCTGAACCAAATATCAAGAATAATCTCAATTAGTTCGCATAGAGGGACGGACTATCAATATATGTTATGTATGTGCGCATACATTTTATTTCCCTACGAATTTGAAACCAGCATCAAGGCCAGACAAATTTCAAGCAAACGAGAGAGAGAGGGAGTACCAATGACGTTGACGGAGTGAGTGAAGTCCAAGCTTGTCAGTTATCTCAGCTGCGTTCATAGCATTTGGAAGATCTTGTTTGTTTGCAAAAACAAGTAGCACTGCATCTCTTAGCTCATCCTACAATAATCACATCATTGCCAAAATTAATGGATGAAGCATGTTTCCGTACAACTACTGTACTACCATGACTCCTATAAgttgcataaaatattttcaaccaTCTATTCACCTGAACCGAAGTTACCGAACATACCAAGCAAATGGTACAGGGAACAAGAGGCATAGATTTTTgacatatttacaaattttctgCCAACAAAAAAGGCAAGGAGAATTGCATCCGCTTTCCCTCAACTTGAAAAACTGAAATCCACCATTCTACATGTCAAGTTTTTTCCGGAAATCAAGTTTTTGttcgaaaatttaaattattttgcccccactctatctaaagctatggGTCCACCACTATTTCTGGGGAGGGGTGACTGCGATTGCTTCACAGTTGACGAGATAATGCAATTCTGCCAGCAAGGCAGCCTACCATTGGGATACTACTGAATACAGGtgaaattatttaatgaaatagcTCGATTACCTCATTCAGCATTCTATGCAGCTCATCCCTAGCCTCCACAACACGATCTCGATCATTACTATCGACCACAAAGATCAGCCCTTGCGTGTTCTGGAAATAATGCCTCCACAATGGCCGGATCTAGATCAATGGAAATCGAAATGCATAAAGAGAGGCAGCGTATGAATTATGATGGTCAAATGATTTAAGCTCAAGTGATCAATAAATAAAGAACGGGTGAATATATCCACAATTCACAATCCATGATTccacaaaatatcatttaaatttcCTCTTGCATATATAGCCAACCTTACAGGGTTATAAAGGTTTTGAGGGGGAGGAAGCTAACAAAAATGTTCTGTAACACAACGTACCTTATCTTGGCCCCCAACATCCCAGACAGTGAAGCTTATGTTCTTGTATTCCACAGTCTCCACATTGAATCCTACAACGGAATGTCAATTTGACAATTAGAAAAGGTGATCACTTTATATTAAGATAATTCCAAGGAAGAAAACACAACCaagtaaaattaatttaaaaatgaacCCAATAAAATTGAAGCTAACATGTTCAGTATGTTCCATAAAGTTAAACAGTCATATTGGCTATTTATCATACCAATAGTTGGGATGGTTGTCACTATCTCTCCCAGCTTGAGTTTGTACAATATCGTGGTCTTACCGGCAGCATCAAGACCTACCATAAGAATCCGCATCTCCTTCTTGGCAAACAGTCGGCTGAAAAGCTTGGTGAATGACAACCCCATCTTCGCTGTCAGTTACaccaacaaaataaaattcatgacTCAGTTTCCCGAGGAAGCACTGATAAGTGATAATAATGCCTGTGGTTTTCAAGTTgttaatttcaaaataataagaataTAGACTCACAGAACACCATCGTGTTAAAGCAGTTTGGTAACATAAACAGAGCAAAAAACATAGAAAGTCAGTGGGTCTCAGAGTTGCAGAATGACTGCGATCCTTAGGCTAAGGGTCTATAAACTAATAGAATATGGGAAGCGGGAATACTTACATGGACATAATGTAAGGACCAATTGACAGAAGCCAAGTCCATATGAAATAAAACACTTTGCTATGGTGTACTGGGAATTTACTCAGGCAAGCAATGAAACACgccattcatatatatatttgccTTCTTAATTCTCTCCTCTCCATCAAAACAATTTTGCAGTATTTGCAAAATGTAATgttcaaataaaattttaaatccattgacgtgtgtgtgtgtgtgtgattgaGCATGATCTACAAAGCATTTATTTGACTACGCTATAATCATTAGCGATTACGATTGACCATTGAAACAATCATAACCTTTTCCGAATACAAACAATCTGGAGAAATCGCCCCCATGGATCAAAAAGTTGTGAAAAAATCACACCAACGACAAATTGAATCCAAAtaacaggaaaaaaaaaaacctcatTCATGTCGTAAATTCAAAGATCCCTAACTCTCACATAAGAAACCATGAAAACCAGATCAAATCGATCTATTTCATGAAGCCTACACGGTACGCAaacattcaaaaaaaaaaaacatacagAGAGATCTAATTCAAAGCTCACATCTGCAATTTACTCTCTTACAATAAACATTCGTAAATCACGTAAAGAAAGATCAAAAGGAAAGGAATAGCTTACGTGATATAAATTTGGGGAAAAGGGAATGATTTGGGAAGAAGAGGTTAAGATTGTGTTCAGAGGATGGAGTCGGcgctattttatttatttacctTTTGTTATAAATTTTACATCgcgttaaattaattaaagaataagCATATTGTGAGACGAtgtcacgaatttttatttataaaatgagtAAATTATACATTTTCTCAATGGAATTTCTATTGAActtttattgaaaataaattaactattcacgtgtgtgtatatatatatacatacatatatttcTTTGTAATTTTGTTAAACTTTGATGTTAAACTTTAATTTTTATCTCATATATTATCAATGATCGAGATTAAATCAATAATGAATAAAAACTCTGATGTTAAACTTTGATTTTTAGttcatttattattaataatcgACACACATCAATCATGATCGTCGTGAAGAATTTTGCATTGACGTCACATCAACATCGTCGATACTTAAACATCAAATAGTAAATGAGAATATATCACAATTGATCTATAATTTGGTCGATTTTTACTGGTGTAAGAAATGAACACCACATTATTTGTAaatttacttttaaaaaaaagt encodes:
- the LOC142546968 gene encoding ADP-ribosylation factor — encoded protein: MGLSFTKLFSRLFAKKEMRILMVGLDAAGKTTILYKLKLGEIVTTIPTIGFNVETVEYKNISFTVWDVGGQDKIRPLWRHYFQNTQGLIFVVDSNDRDRVVEARDELHRMLNEDELRDAVLLVFANKQDLPNAMNAAEITDKLGLHSLRQRHWYIQSTCATSGEGLYEGLDWLSNNIASKA